A region of the Passer domesticus isolate bPasDom1 chromosome Z, bPasDom1.hap1, whole genome shotgun sequence genome:
cttgCATTGTACTTAAAAAGGTCCAAAAATGGATGTCAAATTTCTGCAAttattaataacaataaaacTGTATTTACAGAGTGATTTATTAAAAGAACTCTTAGGTTCTATACATAGTTTCAATCTTTTaccaaggcagggacaggctaTGGAATTTTGAACTCTCATATTAAAACTGTATGAAGAGTTAAAAGTACCCACTTGTTTTGGCTCTACCATGATCAAATTCATCTCTCTTCCTGTCATTATCAAAATATGAACTTACAAACTTCTATGGTTTCTAATCTTTTGGAGATGTTTTTCTTCTACTACTCATACTTTGACATACTCAAACAAATGATATCCTATATTTACTTTTTTACCAGAGTAGGCAAAGCATCATCTGCAGTAAGTATTTTCCTTTGTAAGTTGACAGTGGTCCTGCTGATAGTGGGTAAATCCATTGAAGTTTACATTTGCCACTAAATATTTGTGGATCATTGTTCACAACTGTATAAATCTTATAGCTTGCTGTTTGAGAAAAGACCCATATCAAAATGTCTCTTTCTACAACAATTGAATTTTTGAGTGGCAACTGTTTCAAAGTTGGTCTTTCTTCTGtggttgtggttttgtttgtttgttgtgaGTTTTTGCTTTTGGGGTGTGTGAGGTGAGGTGTGTGTCTGCATGCATGTGCATTATTGTGCGGTTTTTTAATGTAGCAATCACCTATTTTCCTGAATGGAATGTTTATTTTCTACTGGATGCCAACTTGCAACCTTTACCTAGAACATATTGCATCTCCAGGGATATGAGGCTGCTTGTAAAAGCTTGACTGGAATGAATAAGCACAGAAAAGTTTGTAAATACACAGctgtaaaagaataaaaagtaaaatacattttaatgtgAAAGTCAAATATGCACCACAGCTATTTTTTCTTGAAAGAATAGCATGAGAATTTTATAGTTGCAAAGaatgtaaagaagaaaatttgcCATAAATTCACCATTCAGCATTTATATAGACAAGTGAAAGGAGCTCTGAAAGTAAAGTAGAATGCACACTCTTTCCTAAAGAAAAGCTGAATGCAGAAGTTCTCTGCCTCTGTTTTTGAATGAAAATGTTAATGCAAAATTATTATTATGTGCAAGTTAAACAAGCAGTTACTTACACATGTGCTTATGTTATATTCCCTTGGGTGGTCCTGCTTGATTCTGTGAAACTATTCACGCTAACAGAATTAAGCATGTGTACTCACAGGAAGAGAGTCTGAGGTCTGATAAATAAATCCTATTATGTAATATCTGATAAAGTTGTTTTTACACCAGTATCAAGCTCAGGGAAAAGGAACGCACATTACTGGGCCAGATCCGAGTTCACTGTCCTGTCACAACTGACTAGAACTAGATACTTCAGAGAAATTTATAGGTACACCATAATGAGAGATATGGGATTATTTTTGCTCACAGTAGTCTTGTATCTCATCAAATTCTTGACTCCAAAGCCTTTCCAAGTCAGCAAATTCCATAATCACATtaagttggtttttttatttaaaaaaatagctaATAGAAACCAGAAACTTCCTTCTGACCACCTTCTCATCTGTAAGATGGCCTCATGCTTTCCTGCTACCAACTGTGTAATTATTCCAAACTTATCTGTTGCAATTGCCCTGCGACACACAGCATGGCACATTAGTGTGCCTACCTTCtcaacttatttttatttaatcatTTCTCCTGCAAACATTTTTTGCTATTCTTCATTCTTTCCCTTGTTCTAAATTTGCAACATTCATTCTTAAATGGAGTTTTTATGCGGTTTCAAAAATAAGCTACAGAActcagaatcatagaattatagatTTTTAAGGGGTTGAAATGCACATTAAAGATCATGTAGacccaccctgccatgggcaggacaaTTCCCAGCTTTGTCAAGGCCGCGTCCAATGAGTACCAGGGTTGGAGAAACCACGGCCTCCCTGGGCAACCAGGGGTTAGGTACTATTCTAGTGTGTAACCACCttcaaagaaaaatttcttcctgttatGTAACttaaatttcccctctttcagtttgtacCCATTACTtattgtcctgtcactacagttcctgatgaagaatccctctccagcttcccttttccctggcaAATACTGGAAGGTTGCTGTGAGGTCTCATGTATCTTCTCTTCTTCTCCAATATTCCTCCCTTCTTGGACAGTGATacaatttttcattatttctggcTTGCTATATTCGTTTAGGCTGCAAATTCAGCTGTGTAGTGATGGTACAGGTCCATTTTCTTTGCAGTATCATTGAGCTTTTAGCAAGGCATCTTATTTCTCTATGTGAACACCCCGCTTCCTTTGAAACGTGCTTATCTGCCTCCCTAGCGTGTCAGAACTGGAAGGAAGCCGGTCAAGGTTCAGTACTGGCTGAAGTGTAACTTGCAAATTTAACCAAAACCTTTTAAACCGGGATTCAGCTTAAGAGCAGGGTCCAAGTAAGAGGTCAGGCTCCGATGCCGCCGGTGCCCGGTTTTCATGTCCACGGTGGCGGCCTCGCCCCGCCTCAGGCCGGGGGTGCACGGCGCTCCCCCGGCTCCTCGGTGCTCGCTCAGCCACGGGGCTGTACCTCTCGCCTCTTCTGCCTGTAAGTTTCCACAGCTGCTTGGCTTTGGCCGTTCggttttggtttggctttttcctCTCGTGCTTTGAAGCGTGTGGCACGATGTTGGGAGGCTTCAGGAGTTTGGACCGCCGCTGTGAAGCGCTGGAGGGGAATGACGAACGCGGGGGCGCCCCGCTCCCGGCGAGGCAGTAGCCGACTTCCAGTGCTCGCAGCACCCGGCTGCAGCACGGCTGCTCCCCAGTCCCCCGCCCTCACACCGCCCCGGCATTTTTCCTTCCGCAGGATGGAGCCTCGGGACGCGCCGCCAGGTTACCCGCGCGCGGCGCCCCGCGCATGCGCCGTGCCTGCGGTGACCGAgaggggcggggcggggcgcgcccCGGCGGCGCCTCAGGAGGGAGCGGGGACACTGCGCGTGCGCCGTGGGGCGGCCGGGGATCCTGCGCGTGCGCGCGGAGGAGCGCGGGTGGCGGGGGCTGCGGGAAGGCCGCTCGTGTGTCCGTCGGTCCGTCCGGCAGGGTACGGTCCCgccggctccagccctcagccttccctcccGGGGCAGGCCTGCCGCCGCGGCACAGGGCGAGGGACGCGAGGAGCCGCCAGGATGAAGCTGGTGAGGAAGGACCTGGAGAAGGATAATGCGGGGCAGGTGACGCTGATCCCCGAGGAGCCTGAGGACATGTGGCACACCTACAACCTGCTGCAGGTGGGTGACAGCCTGCGCGCCTCCACCATCCGCAAGGTGCAGACCGAGTCGTCCAcgggcagcgtgggcagcaacCGCATCCGCACCACGCTCACCCTCTGCGTGGAGACCATCGACTTCGACTCACAGGCCTGCCAGCTGCGCGTCAAGGGCACGAACATCCAAGAGAACGAGTACGTGAAGATGGGCGCCTACCACACCATCGAGCTGGAGCCCAACCGCCAGTTCACGCTGGCGAAGAAGCAGTGGGACAGCGTGGTGCTGGAGCGCATCGAGCAGGCCTGCGACCCGGCCTGGAGCGCCGATGTGGCGGCCGTGGTCATGCAGGAGGGGCTGGCGCACGTCTGCCTGGTCACCCCGAGCATGACGCTTACCCGCGCCAAGGTGGAGGTGAACATCCCCCGCAAGCGGAAAGGGAACTGCAGTCAGCACGACCGGGCGCTGGAGAGGTTTTACGAGCAGGTGGTGCAAGCCATCCAGAGGCATATCAACTTTGAGGTGGTGAAGTGTGTGCTGGTGGCTAGCCCAGGCTTCGTGCGGGAGCAGTTTTGTGACTACATGTTCCAGCAGGCAGTCAAGACCGACAACAAACTTCTGCTGGAGAACAGGTCCAAGTTCCTACAGGTAAGGATCTAAGCAGTTTCCAGAGTGGGTAAAAAGAGGCTTGAGAGTTGTGTGTGATAGTAAAAGGTAGTTACATGGGaaataaagcattaaaaaaaaattctgactgAGCATCGTGAGAAAATTATTATCATGCCTCCCAAAAgaagtttagtatagtatataGATGTATATACTATATAGATAGAATACTATATATATGccgtgtgtgtgtatatatatatactgtatatataaatatatatacacagtaTATATGTATTACAcagtatatatatacacatatatatacacagtatatatatatactgtatagataatatatagatatatagatggTTCCCACCTAGTACACCTTAATGTGGAGTAGGGAAGTTTCAAACTCCCTCTAAAGGCATATTTGCTCTTCAATTAAGTGTGAAGTGCAAGTTGGAAAATACTTTGCACTGTTACTTTGTCACGCTGTATAGCACGCATGTTTAATAACAGTTTTCCAaagatgtttttttaaaagtaccTGGATGTGGTATAGGTTAGTTAATTTTGATTACCAAAATTAGCTAGAATTTCGTTGTTAGTTTTCTACTGCATAGTTAAAggctgtgctttttttttccttgtttcttagTCATCTCTGGTTGAGTGGGTGCAGATTTAGCCTTATACTGAAATAGTCATATTCAAAGCCTGAAATATGTTTTCATTAGGATACTTACATTATTTTTAGGTTGGAGTAGGCCTGGGGTGATCTGGGGGCAGGGATAGTGAAGTGAGTCCCAGTGCTTAATGGTCCCAGTACTTGAGAGACCCATTGCACCAAGAACCTCCTTTTCCACGTGTAGCAAAGTGATAACAGAGAGAAGTTTTAATGTACTTAACAGCTTTGCAGCCATAATAATTGCACAGAGTTGATGCTTTTACACTATACACCTGCAGTGTTAAGGATCCTTCCTTTTCTTGAATGCTTTAAAAAAGAGGCTTAGGCTTAGAGTTTAGTTTCTTGGTAGTTTCAAGTAGCCTTACCTTGAGAGCTGTGGAACTCGTGTATTTTATCCAGGCTTTGAAGAAGAGAGGCAGTTTTCTTGTGCTGCTTGAAAGGCAGTTTAAGGGATTTGATACAGACTTTGGGATGCAGGATAGActcggaaaaaaatctgtgtttcaAGAAGGAGATAAGTTCCCCAAATAATTATCAAGATTAATACGTATCATAGAGGGTGTTTGTGACTGGTTAATCAAGAAGATGGTCCCTTTTCTTTGAAAACACCAAACCTTTGACTTTGTTTTCCCTCTAGGTCCACTCTTCCTCAGGACATAAATACGCGCTGAAGGAAGCACTCTGCGACCCAGCTGTAACTAGCCGTCTTTCTGACACTAAGGCAGCTGGTGAGGTCAAAGCCTTAGATGACTTCTATAAAATGCTGCAGCATGAACCTGACCGGGCTTTTTATGGCCTGAAACACGTGGAGAAGGCCAACGAAGCCATGGCCATTGATACCCTGCTGATCAGCGATGAGCTTTTTCGGCACCAGGATGTGGCCACACGTGCCCGATACGTTAAATTGGTAGATAGCGTTCGGGAGAACATGGGCACAGTACGCATTTTCTCCAGCCTCCATGTGTCTGGAGAGCAGCTGGGCCAGCTGACAGGGGTGGCAGCTATCCTGCGCTTTCCTGTTGCTGAGCTCTCTGACCAGGAAGATGAATCTAGCTCTGAAGAGGATTGATAAGAGTGACTTCATTCTGCAGTTTCTTT
Encoded here:
- the PELO gene encoding protein pelota homolog is translated as MKLVRKDLEKDNAGQVTLIPEEPEDMWHTYNLLQVGDSLRASTIRKVQTESSTGSVGSNRIRTTLTLCVETIDFDSQACQLRVKGTNIQENEYVKMGAYHTIELEPNRQFTLAKKQWDSVVLERIEQACDPAWSADVAAVVMQEGLAHVCLVTPSMTLTRAKVEVNIPRKRKGNCSQHDRALERFYEQVVQAIQRHINFEVVKCVLVASPGFVREQFCDYMFQQAVKTDNKLLLENRSKFLQVHSSSGHKYALKEALCDPAVTSRLSDTKAAGEVKALDDFYKMLQHEPDRAFYGLKHVEKANEAMAIDTLLISDELFRHQDVATRARYVKLVDSVRENMGTVRIFSSLHVSGEQLGQLTGVAAILRFPVAELSDQEDESSSEED